From one Vallitalea okinawensis genomic stretch:
- a CDS encoding response regulator transcription factor — MNGIKVLVVEDEERLRNIIKKYLSFEGYTILEAENGEEAIHNWQIHHPDIIILDAMLPLMDGWEVCRFIRRDSHVPIIMLTACSQEDDKIRGFEYGVDQYMTKPFSTKELIARMKSILRKNEKISIHNEYSINGLTIYIKSHKVVNKNGEVRLTPKEYELLIYLINNRSIVLSRDIILNAIWGREYEGDLRTVDTHIKMLRQKLSMIKNNIQTIRGTGYKFEVFNDDQVTEG; from the coding sequence ATGAATGGTATAAAAGTTCTTGTGGTAGAAGACGAAGAACGTTTACGGAATATTATTAAGAAATACTTATCCTTTGAGGGATATACAATACTCGAGGCTGAAAACGGAGAGGAAGCCATCCACAATTGGCAGATTCATCATCCTGATATTATCATTTTGGATGCCATGCTTCCACTAATGGACGGATGGGAAGTATGCAGATTCATTAGAAGGGATAGCCACGTCCCCATTATTATGCTGACAGCTTGCTCACAAGAAGACGATAAAATAAGAGGCTTTGAGTACGGTGTTGATCAATATATGACCAAACCCTTTAGCACCAAGGAACTCATTGCTCGCATGAAATCTATCCTTAGGAAAAATGAAAAGATTTCAATTCACAATGAGTATAGCATTAATGGTTTGACGATCTATATAAAGTCGCATAAAGTTGTCAACAAAAACGGTGAAGTTCGATTAACCCCAAAAGAATATGAGCTTTTAATTTATTTAATCAATAATCGCTCCATCGTTCTAAGTAGGGATATTATTCTCAATGCTATTTGGGGCAGAGAGTATGAAGGTGACCTCAGAACCGTCGATACGCATATAAAAATGTTACGCCAAAAGCTGAGCATGATTAAAAATAACATTCAAACAATTAGAGGTACAGGTTATAAATTTGAGGTGTTTAACGATGATCAAGTCACTGAAGGCTAA
- a CDS encoding TolC family protein: protein MKKWMTSLMILTMVLSFSSGVTAEENKLTVKQLMDLYDNQSIDNYQTELSFLLDEMQDEANLENYESILDSLSIYEVKLYMYDMELEQLIEEEDTSSSEFNQVIYQLALTQNQYLNSLEGQLNNYMDMEVLQYELNRVNQLLSQELLTNQYNFQAYLYDYGLMQLDVELLELEKEILTLEKENALLELESGNVTSTVIEDINMQLITLEDQLSTSEIKLKECYDTILYTLNLDTSISYDFHVNPEEIQIIDIQEMDEFLSLAVSTNFGLNLIEFQQQQYENYLVKLNLVYDEDEASYEEKYLSYQLDLKKLEQEKQSIYLDIKKCYYNYDNSLKELDLSYKKYELYKQNYEHVLLEYELGNISTLDQLEAEYQLRKNTYNYYQQLITYNQFKVDYLKYLYGIN, encoded by the coding sequence ATGAAAAAATGGATGACTTCATTGATGATCTTAACAATGGTACTCAGTTTTTCTTCAGGTGTCACAGCAGAAGAAAACAAGCTAACAGTCAAACAATTGATGGACTTATACGACAATCAGAGTATTGATAATTATCAAACAGAATTAAGTTTCTTATTAGATGAAATGCAGGATGAAGCAAATTTAGAGAATTATGAGAGTATCCTAGATTCTCTTTCTATTTATGAAGTAAAGCTTTATATGTATGATATGGAACTTGAGCAACTTATCGAAGAGGAAGATACTTCAAGCTCTGAGTTTAATCAAGTTATTTATCAACTAGCTTTGACTCAAAATCAATATTTAAATTCATTAGAAGGACAACTGAACAATTATATGGATATGGAAGTCTTACAATATGAATTGAATCGTGTTAATCAACTTCTTAGCCAAGAATTATTAACTAATCAGTATAATTTCCAAGCTTACTTATATGATTATGGATTAATGCAATTGGATGTTGAACTACTAGAGTTAGAAAAAGAAATTTTAACTCTAGAAAAAGAAAATGCTCTCTTAGAACTGGAATCAGGTAATGTCACATCAACTGTTATTGAAGACATAAACATGCAACTTATAACCCTTGAAGATCAGTTAAGTACTTCAGAAATTAAATTGAAAGAATGCTATGATACTATACTCTATACACTGAACCTTGATACTTCTATCTCTTACGATTTTCATGTTAACCCAGAAGAAATCCAAATTATTGATATTCAAGAGATGGATGAATTCTTATCACTTGCCGTAAGCACTAACTTTGGCTTGAACCTCATTGAATTCCAACAACAGCAGTATGAAAACTACTTAGTGAAATTAAATCTTGTTTATGATGAAGATGAAGCTTCTTATGAAGAGAAGTATCTTAGTTATCAGTTAGACCTAAAGAAATTGGAGCAAGAAAAACAGTCTATTTATTTAGATATAAAAAAATGTTATTATAACTATGATAATAGTTTAAAAGAACTGGATCTATCTTATAAAAAGTATGAACTCTATAAACAAAACTATGAACATGTACTTTTGGAATATGAACTGGGTAACATCAGTACCTTAGACCAACTAGAAGCAGAATACCAGCTTCGAAAAAACACATATAATTATTACCAACAACTTATAACTTATAATCAGTTTAAAGTTGACTACTTAAAGTATCTATATGGAATCAATTAA
- a CDS encoding TolC family protein → MSKQKNSGILFIIKYLLITFSIIISFSLTSLAEEVKTISEEEAIAIYLVNSYDVQKIKIENQLLSMSYEDSKENLGDQLNEVEASLKDYEEAKEDDSDDEQDLRDIYYKEALNYANQEKQFQLLDFDLITLDEQETYAISQEINTLREELYDYYLLEQDLALQEKQLSISKQELDLITVQYELGIVSELTVMENQYAYEDLILKRDLTQHQIDLANEALKIKLSLPVENTYEFEIALPTTQFVEELSLENMLTYYKTNNITYVRQLEVVNATNDYMTYLQGVYPDNSIDEDYVETYYNYQIDQINNEANLTNSINQVINTYYNYQSKNKSLLNTEADVASALKEYENEIIAYESGQISLYQLDQAEYSYLQTIKTYEQSVIDLNNSLMELLLLIYEE, encoded by the coding sequence ATGTCAAAACAAAAAAACAGTGGTATCTTGTTCATAATTAAATACCTACTTATTACCTTCTCTATCATAATCAGTTTTTCCTTGACTTCTTTAGCAGAAGAAGTCAAAACTATATCCGAAGAAGAAGCTATCGCCATCTACTTAGTGAATAGCTATGATGTACAAAAAATCAAGATAGAAAATCAATTGCTATCAATGAGTTATGAGGACTCCAAAGAAAATCTAGGAGATCAATTGAACGAAGTAGAAGCTAGTTTAAAGGATTATGAAGAAGCCAAAGAAGATGATTCTGATGATGAACAGGATTTAAGGGACATTTATTATAAGGAAGCTTTGAACTATGCTAATCAAGAAAAGCAGTTTCAACTATTAGATTTTGATTTAATTACTCTTGATGAGCAGGAAACATATGCTATCAGTCAGGAGATAAATACTCTAAGAGAGGAACTCTATGATTACTATTTACTAGAACAAGATCTAGCACTTCAAGAAAAGCAATTAAGCATTAGCAAGCAAGAACTGGATTTAATCACTGTCCAGTATGAACTAGGTATTGTATCTGAATTAACTGTAATGGAAAACCAATATGCCTATGAAGATCTCATCTTGAAAAGAGATCTTACACAACATCAAATTGATTTAGCAAATGAGGCACTAAAAATAAAATTATCTCTTCCTGTTGAAAATACTTATGAATTTGAAATAGCTCTTCCTACAACTCAATTTGTTGAAGAGCTTTCTCTTGAAAACATGCTAACCTATTACAAAACCAATAATATAACCTATGTAAGACAATTGGAAGTAGTTAATGCAACCAATGATTATATGACTTACCTTCAAGGAGTCTATCCTGATAACAGTATTGATGAAGATTATGTTGAAACCTACTATAACTATCAAATTGACCAAATTAATAATGAAGCAAACTTAACCAATAGCATCAACCAAGTAATCAATACCTATTATAACTATCAGTCCAAAAATAAATCATTACTAAATACTGAAGCTGATGTGGCTTCTGCCTTAAAGGAATATGAAAATGAAATAATTGCTTACGAAAGTGGTCAAATAAGTTTATATCAGTTAGATCAGGCTGAATATTCTTATCTTCAAACAATTAAGACCTATGAGCAATCCGTTATTGATTTAAATAACAGTTTGATGGAATTATTATTATTGATCTACGAAGAGTAA
- a CDS encoding ABC transporter ATP-binding protein produces the protein MRKIIEMKDIHKAYQMGTQSVKVLKGVSLDIYEGELVAILGPSGSGKSTLMNILGCIDTMDSGSYYLDGEDIDDQTDDDYSYIRNQKIGFVFQKFNLINKYTALYNVALPLILGGSTKDEALEKAEETLNSVGLGDRMHHKPLELSGGQQQRVAVARALVNNASLILADEPTGNLDSTTGEEIMNLFSELNAQGHTILIITHDLEIANHAKRIIHVKDGIVHL, from the coding sequence ATGAGAAAAATTATCGAGATGAAAGACATCCATAAAGCTTATCAGATGGGCACTCAAAGTGTTAAGGTCTTAAAAGGAGTTAGTTTGGATATCTATGAAGGTGAACTTGTGGCCATTTTAGGTCCATCTGGCTCAGGTAAATCCACTTTAATGAATATACTAGGTTGTATTGATACTATGGATTCGGGTAGTTATTATCTTGATGGCGAGGACATAGACGATCAGACAGATGATGACTATTCTTATATAAGAAATCAGAAAATAGGTTTCGTTTTTCAGAAATTTAACTTAATTAATAAATATACAGCTCTTTACAACGTTGCACTGCCACTGATCCTAGGTGGCAGTACAAAGGATGAAGCTCTTGAAAAAGCTGAAGAGACATTGAACTCAGTAGGCTTAGGTGATAGAATGCATCATAAACCTTTAGAGTTATCCGGTGGTCAGCAGCAAAGGGTTGCAGTTGCTAGAGCCTTAGTGAATAATGCTAGTCTGATTTTGGCTGATGAACCAACAGGTAACCTTGATTCCACTACTGGTGAAGAAATTATGAACTTATTTTCAGAACTCAATGCCCAGGGTCATACCATCCTTATCATTACACACGATTTAGAAATTGCCAATCACGCAAAAAGAATTATTCATGTTAAAGATGGCATCGTTCATCTTTGA
- a CDS encoding ABC transporter permease: MNINELIHAVLLNIKENKFRVFLTSLGIIVGTFTIIMVVGIGMASTEAINEQFADLSAETIMIRGGMNRGQSSTVNLTLEDAEALKELSAVEDIAVSIQGNSTLSYGTNQVTSSVLGVNESYLDINNGNLIAGIPFTDEDSDKRQKVVVLGYTAAEDLFGDNVVDSLGQKIKISGRNYEVIGVLEQSGDTSGFNSSDSAAFVPYETAASYVVKSERVNINAQAVDVDSVDAAMSEIEEMLEERKGDISSIIITDAGQQLEAAKESQKTMTSLLIGVSGIVLLVGGIGIMNVLLVSVKERTKEIGILKSIGATKKDIMLEFLLESIIISLAGGLIGGLISLCVYPIMSYTDLQFIPSIQGVLLGLTFSIVTGTFFGYYPAKKAAELKPIDALNYE; encoded by the coding sequence ATGAACATCAATGAACTAATACATGCAGTATTATTGAATATCAAGGAAAATAAATTCAGGGTCTTTTTAACCTCATTAGGCATTATTGTTGGTACCTTTACCATTATCATGGTAGTCGGCATTGGCATGGCAAGTACTGAAGCCATTAATGAGCAATTTGCAGACCTTAGCGCAGAAACAATCATGATCAGAGGGGGCATGAATAGAGGTCAGAGTAGCACCGTCAACTTAACATTGGAAGATGCTGAAGCTCTTAAAGAATTATCAGCCGTTGAAGATATAGCCGTCTCCATTCAAGGAAACTCTACACTATCTTACGGAACTAATCAAGTGACTTCGTCTGTATTAGGTGTCAATGAGTCCTATCTAGATATTAATAATGGGAATTTAATAGCTGGCATTCCATTTACAGATGAAGATAGTGATAAAAGGCAGAAGGTGGTTGTGTTAGGTTATACTGCAGCTGAAGATTTATTCGGAGACAATGTAGTGGATAGCCTTGGACAAAAAATTAAAATAAGTGGTAGAAATTATGAAGTTATCGGTGTTTTGGAGCAATCTGGTGATACTTCTGGTTTTAACAGCAGCGATAGTGCTGCTTTTGTCCCCTATGAAACAGCTGCATCCTATGTGGTTAAATCCGAAAGGGTCAATATCAACGCACAGGCAGTAGATGTTGACTCAGTGGATGCAGCTATGTCAGAAATCGAAGAAATGTTAGAAGAAAGAAAAGGTGATATAAGCAGTATCATCATTACTGATGCTGGGCAGCAATTAGAGGCTGCAAAAGAATCACAAAAGACTATGACATCTTTATTAATTGGTGTATCCGGTATAGTACTCTTAGTTGGTGGTATAGGGATCATGAACGTGTTATTAGTTTCAGTTAAAGAACGAACGAAAGAAATAGGTATTTTGAAAAGTATTGGTGCAACAAAAAAAGATATTATGCTTGAATTCTTATTAGAATCCATAATCATAAGTTTAGCTGGAGGACTAATTGGTGGTCTGATTAGTCTATGTGTCTATCCTATAATGAGCTATACAGATCTTCAGTTTATACCCTCCATACAAGGTGTACTTCTCGGTTTAACTTTTTCAATTGTTACAGGAACCTTCTTCGGTTATTATCCTGCCAAGAAAGCAGCTGAGTTAAAACCAATTGATGCTTTAAATTATGAATAG
- a CDS encoding efflux RND transporter periplasmic adaptor subunit, with translation MQKKEKQSKKVFKKSFIIIFILLAITLIGVYRYYNTQSAEADVLQEYTSRIGDIKITFYGDGEADLPITNVDFVINGEVKDILVEEGEEVSIGDLLAKLDATEYEKELQLKDLSYQQSQLNYEIATGDDLLELKQDMDQAYRDYESAKTDYELQIKELDKNISDLEYDLATLDSEYSLMLKTESQYSTVEMEDKKKLLDDTKLELDETTTNYDYYVTQYENTLLEAETTYESLKKSYDQLLSGESPDLKMKEIDLINAEIALNEAQEDVAHTELTSPVDGKVLYISKDLGEEIIISGFKTDEAEAGTDHFIVLQNAENPTINTVISEIDLVNIYLDQVVDVTFESIEDVIFKAKVQSMSSLPNIDNNGIVSFDVTVELTDSEAMDSYSELIKNGMSCSLDFILKSVEQVIQIPVDAVYVEDGIQYVDVKGESGTEKKQIKTGLTDGKYVEVTEGLDVKEVVLY, from the coding sequence ATGCAAAAAAAAGAAAAGCAATCAAAAAAGGTGTTTAAGAAGAGTTTTATCATTATTTTTATTCTATTAGCTATCACTTTAATAGGTGTTTATAGGTATTACAATACTCAGAGTGCAGAGGCTGATGTCCTGCAAGAATATACCTCACGAATAGGTGATATTAAGATTACATTCTATGGCGACGGGGAGGCAGATCTTCCTATAACTAATGTGGACTTTGTAATTAACGGGGAGGTTAAAGATATTCTCGTTGAAGAAGGTGAAGAAGTAAGCATTGGTGACTTATTAGCTAAACTAGATGCAACAGAATATGAAAAAGAATTACAACTTAAAGATTTATCCTATCAACAAAGTCAACTTAACTATGAGATTGCAACTGGTGATGATCTTCTGGAATTAAAGCAAGATATGGATCAGGCCTATAGAGATTATGAAAGTGCTAAAACAGACTATGAACTGCAAATAAAAGAGTTAGATAAGAATATTAGTGATCTTGAATATGATCTGGCTACATTAGATTCTGAATACAGTCTTATGCTGAAAACTGAAAGTCAATACTCTACAGTTGAAATGGAAGATAAAAAGAAGTTGCTAGATGATACAAAGCTTGAATTAGATGAGACGACTACTAACTATGATTACTATGTGACTCAGTATGAGAATACACTTCTTGAAGCAGAGACAACATATGAGAGTTTAAAAAAATCTTATGATCAGCTTCTCAGCGGCGAGTCACCTGATCTTAAAATGAAAGAAATCGACTTAATCAATGCTGAAATAGCCTTAAATGAAGCCCAGGAAGATGTTGCTCATACGGAACTAACCTCTCCCGTTGATGGTAAAGTACTATACATATCAAAGGATTTAGGTGAAGAAATCATTATAAGCGGTTTCAAAACTGATGAAGCTGAAGCAGGAACAGACCATTTTATAGTTTTACAAAACGCTGAAAATCCTACCATTAATACAGTCATCTCTGAAATCGACTTAGTTAATATTTATCTTGATCAAGTTGTGGATGTAACCTTTGAATCAATCGAAGATGTTATCTTCAAAGCCAAAGTACAAAGCATGTCATCTCTTCCTAATATTGATAATAATGGTATTGTTTCATTTGATGTTACCGTTGAACTGACAGATTCAGAAGCTATGGATTCTTATAGTGAGCTTATTAAAAATGGTATGTCTTGTAGTCTGGATTTTATACTCAAATCTGTAGAACAAGTTATTCAAATACCTGTTGATGCTGTTTACGTTGAAGATGGTATTCAGTATGTTGATGTTAAAGGTGAAAGTGGTACTGAAAAAAAACAGATTAAGACTGGTCTAACAGATGGCAAGTATGTTGAAGTTACTGAGGGACTAGATGTGAAAGAAGTTGTCCTTTATTAA
- a CDS encoding ABC transporter permease — MKLIEILFAVWMDIKENKTRIFLTSLGVIIGTCTIIMVVGIGIGSSNEISQQFSDLSSETILIRSKTFGREEIVSLNSEDLEVLKQIDSIQNLGISQSGSASLGNGEEINNVSLIGVDSQYFDINDMGIYMGEGFEEEQITNEEQAIILGASKAEELYGENLEEAIGSILVLGKEEYTIIGILEASSDLTGVGGYDQKIFMPFTTMDAKELTKGTMMISAQALSIDDVEEAISAIEEALIEVKGSIEGIAINDAGRQLEAAKQSQKTMSSLLTGVSIIVLLVGGIGIMNVLLVSVKERTKEIGILKSIGASKKDILLQFLIEAVGISLIGGSIGALFSYLIYPILMLTSLRYTPSIEGVLLGMAFALLTGTIFGFYPAKKAADMKPIDALNME, encoded by the coding sequence ATGAAATTAATTGAGATTTTATTTGCAGTATGGATGGATATAAAAGAAAACAAAACGAGAATATTTTTAACTTCTTTGGGTGTTATCATCGGGACTTGTACGATCATCATGGTTGTAGGTATCGGTATAGGAAGTAGTAATGAAATTAGTCAGCAATTTAGTGATTTAAGTAGTGAAACGATTTTAATTCGATCCAAAACATTTGGCAGAGAGGAAATAGTAAGCTTAAACAGTGAGGATTTAGAAGTGTTGAAACAAATCGATAGTATACAAAATTTAGGTATATCACAAAGTGGAAGCGCTTCATTAGGAAATGGTGAAGAGATTAATAATGTAAGTCTTATAGGTGTTGACAGTCAGTATTTTGATATTAATGATATGGGAATATACATGGGTGAAGGTTTTGAAGAAGAACAAATTACTAATGAGGAGCAAGCTATTATACTTGGAGCTAGTAAAGCAGAAGAACTTTACGGCGAAAACTTAGAAGAAGCAATAGGATCTATCTTAGTATTAGGGAAAGAAGAATATACAATAATCGGTATACTTGAAGCATCCAGCGATTTAACTGGAGTGGGGGGCTACGATCAAAAGATATTTATGCCTTTTACAACTATGGATGCTAAGGAATTAACGAAGGGGACTATGATGATCAGTGCTCAGGCACTTTCAATCGATGATGTTGAAGAAGCGATCTCAGCTATTGAAGAAGCTTTAATAGAAGTTAAAGGGAGTATTGAAGGCATAGCCATTAATGATGCAGGTCGACAGTTAGAAGCTGCAAAACAATCTCAAAAGACCATGTCTTCCCTGTTGACTGGTGTATCCATTATTGTGCTCCTAGTTGGAGGAATCGGCATTATGAATGTTTTATTAGTATCTGTTAAAGAGAGAACCAAAGAGATAGGTATTTTAAAAAGTATTGGTGCCAGTAAGAAAGATATCCTATTGCAATTTTTAATTGAAGCTGTAGGTATAAGCTTAATAGGGGGGAGTATAGGAGCATTATTCAGCTATCTAATCTACCCTATACTCATGTTAACAAGCTTAAGATATACACCAAGTATTGAAGGTGTTTTACTAGGAATGGCTTTTGCATTATTAACTGGGACAATCTTCGGTTTCTATCCAGCGAAGAAGGCAGCAGATATGAAGCCTATTGATGCACTAAATATGGAGTAA
- a CDS encoding ABC transporter ATP-binding protein — MEKVIEIKGLYKSYYQGKQEVQILKDVSLDIHKGDFVAILGPSGSGKSTLMNILGGIDTLDQGEYKFNNTSVEMKEDLSKMRNDHIGFIFQKFNLISKYSALYNVALPAIIQGKGRKDAYEQGYKMLGKVGLAERVNHKPVELSGGQQQRVAIARALINEPELVLADEPTGNLDSKSSDAIMGLLQQLHRKGHTIVMITHDLEVAKKAERIIHVKDGRIVA; from the coding sequence ATGGAAAAAGTAATAGAGATTAAAGGATTATATAAGTCATATTATCAGGGAAAGCAAGAGGTTCAAATCCTTAAAGATGTATCATTGGACATTCATAAAGGTGATTTTGTTGCTATACTAGGGCCATCCGGCTCAGGTAAATCTACTTTAATGAATATATTAGGTGGAATTGATACTTTAGATCAAGGAGAATATAAATTCAACAACACAAGTGTTGAAATGAAAGAAGATCTATCTAAAATGAGAAATGATCATATAGGTTTTATATTTCAGAAGTTTAATCTTATATCCAAGTATTCAGCGCTTTATAATGTAGCATTACCTGCCATTATCCAAGGGAAAGGTAGAAAGGATGCTTATGAGCAAGGATATAAAATGCTTGGAAAAGTAGGCTTAGCAGAAAGAGTCAATCATAAGCCTGTGGAACTGTCAGGAGGTCAACAGCAAAGAGTTGCCATTGCGAGAGCTTTAATTAATGAGCCGGAACTTGTATTAGCCGATGAACCAACAGGTAATCTGGATTCGAAGTCAAGTGATGCTATTATGGGTTTATTGCAACAACTTCATAGGAAAGGACATACCATCGTCATGATTACACATGACTTAGAGGTGGCAAAAAAAGCAGAGAGAATTATTCATGTAAAGGATGGTCGTATTGTTGCTTAA
- a CDS encoding response regulator transcription factor has product MRGITILVVEDELAIRKLISRYMIREGYEVIEAEDGEVAMDLWQNHEEIDLIILDVMLPKLNGWQVCQKIKEESDVPILLLTACSEEEDRVMGFDLGADQYMAKPFSNKELLARIKNMLKRIKKQSLEDQLEVAGLTINTKARQVFYDSKDLEFSKREYDLLLFFINHQDKVFSRQQILDLVWGKDYEGGERTVDTHVKCLRKKCPSLKEKLRTMRGYGYKLEV; this is encoded by the coding sequence GTGAGAGGTATTACAATACTGGTAGTTGAAGATGAATTGGCTATTAGAAAATTGATTTCTCGGTATATGATACGTGAAGGCTATGAAGTTATTGAAGCCGAAGATGGTGAGGTGGCAATGGACCTGTGGCAAAACCATGAAGAGATTGATCTCATTATTTTAGATGTCATGTTACCTAAATTAAATGGATGGCAAGTGTGTCAGAAAATAAAAGAAGAGAGTGATGTACCGATCCTTTTACTAACAGCTTGTAGTGAAGAAGAAGACAGGGTTATGGGATTTGACCTTGGAGCAGATCAATATATGGCAAAACCTTTTAGTAATAAAGAGCTCTTAGCACGTATCAAAAACATGCTAAAGCGAATCAAGAAACAGTCTTTAGAAGATCAACTAGAAGTTGCTGGACTTACGATCAATACCAAGGCACGCCAGGTTTTTTATGATAGTAAAGACTTAGAGTTTTCTAAAAGAGAGTATGACCTTTTATTATTTTTTATTAATCACCAAGATAAGGTTTTTAGCCGCCAACAGATTTTAGATCTTGTATGGGGCAAAGACTACGAAGGAGGAGAAAGAACTGTAGATACACATGTTAAATGCTTACGTAAGAAGTGCCCTTCATTAAAAGAAAAGTTAAGAACCATGCGTGGTTACGGTTATAAATTAGAGGTGTAA
- a CDS encoding sensor histidine kinase codes for MKITLRKRIFIGYLVILGITLFGGYLILDLVSQTYFELQKTNQIVAKGDELAKNYDELDTEAFIEYLERTTAFDTSNYMIMNKRNGILYSTRRYSIFSRIDVDRILSSHMNKQPKLKQEEGRVWGIADLNFEDYQLLVYYKIFNDGYSLLITETLKPIGQTVAIMQPLLLGIFLIMALAIIILTYFLARNITKPIEELTNITEAMSDLNFKLKYMGSREDEIGTLGKSVNQLASELEQTIFRLEEELAKEKNLDKMRKQFVAKVSHELKTPLTIASGYIEAIEDGVPEQDELEGFYTIIKKEIQRMSTMVKELLDLASHQSGSFRMKKREMDLGVLLNQIYSKFKETMNPAIQFTIDLPREPMHMVGDPIRLEQAVSNLLSNSLKHVTENDQIFIRVKQEESAYQVTVGNTGPKIEEKEVGMIWEAFYQSKDNKKKGLGLGLAITKEIISQHGGQCFARNTAEGVEFGFMLPINH; via the coding sequence ATGAAAATTACATTAAGGAAAAGAATCTTTATAGGCTATTTAGTCATATTAGGTATCACCTTGTTTGGAGGATACCTTATTTTGGATTTAGTATCTCAAACCTACTTTGAGCTACAAAAGACCAATCAAATAGTAGCCAAAGGCGATGAGCTAGCCAAGAATTATGATGAGTTAGATACTGAAGCTTTTATAGAATATTTAGAGCGTACAACTGCTTTTGATACGAGTAACTACATGATCATGAATAAGCGGAATGGAATTCTTTATTCCACCAGGCGGTATTCTATTTTCTCCCGAATTGATGTTGATAGAATTTTATCTTCTCATATGAATAAGCAACCAAAACTTAAGCAGGAGGAGGGAAGGGTTTGGGGAATAGCTGATTTAAACTTTGAAGATTATCAGTTATTAGTGTACTATAAAATCTTCAATGATGGTTACTCCTTACTAATAACTGAAACGTTGAAACCTATAGGGCAGACAGTAGCTATTATGCAACCTTTACTTCTAGGTATATTTCTCATTATGGCTTTAGCCATCATCATACTAACTTATTTCCTTGCCCGAAACATCACAAAGCCTATTGAAGAACTGACCAACATTACAGAGGCTATGTCTGATCTTAATTTTAAACTCAAGTATATGGGAAGTAGAGAAGATGAAATTGGTACACTTGGTAAAAGTGTCAATCAATTAGCCAGCGAACTGGAGCAGACTATTTTTAGACTGGAAGAAGAATTAGCCAAGGAAAAAAATTTAGATAAGATGCGAAAGCAATTTGTAGCCAAAGTGTCACATGAGTTGAAAACACCTTTAACTATTGCTAGTGGGTATATAGAAGCTATCGAGGATGGAGTACCTGAACAAGATGAATTGGAAGGGTTCTATACGATTATTAAAAAGGAAATACAACGAATGAGTACCATGGTAAAGGAATTATTGGATCTGGCTAGTCATCAATCAGGCAGTTTTCGCATGAAAAAAAGGGAAATGGACCTAGGAGTACTGCTTAATCAAATTTATAGCAAATTTAAAGAAACGATGAATCCAGCTATTCAATTTACTATTGACTTACCTAGAGAACCAATGCATATGGTAGGGGACCCTATTCGGCTAGAACAAGCAGTAAGTAATTTACTTAGCAATAGCTTGAAGCACGTTACAGAAAATGACCAGATATTTATTAGAGTAAAGCAAGAAGAAAGTGCTTATCAAGTAACTGTAGGCAATACAGGACCTAAGATTGAAGAAAAAGAAGTCGGTATGATCTGGGAAGCTTTCTATCAAAGCAAGGATAATAAAAAGAAAGGTTTGGGATTAGGACTGGCCATTACGAAAGAGATTATTTCGCAACATGGTGGTCAATGTTTTGCAAGGAATACGGCTGAAGGTGTTGAATTTGGATTTATGTTGCCCATCAATCATTAG